The Dickeya poaceiphila DNA window GCGGTGATGTAGGCCCGGCATTGGGCGCAGCGCGACTGGCGCAAATTGCGCTGAATCCGGCCATACCGCTGACACAGTTGCTACCAGCCTTGCCACTGGAACACACCCACCAGCCTGACGCAACGCGTCATGCACTGTACGCACAACAGCGCAAAACGTTCCGTGAGCTTTACCAGCAACTCAGCCCGCTGATGACCTGATGCGGTTCTCCTGACGATGACAAAACTTACCTTATTAGCAACTTACCGTATTAGCCAAAAGAAAGGGCCACCAAAGTGGCCCTTTCCTGACCGGTTGTCGGCTCAGAACAGACCGAGCGGTTTCTCGGAATAACTCACCAGCAGGCATTTGGTCTGTTGGTAGTGTTCCAGCATCATCTTGTGGGTTTCGCGCCCGATACCGGACTGTTTATAGCCGCCGAACGCCGCATGTGCCGGGTAAGCATGGTAACAGTTGGTCCAGACACGGCCCGCCTGAATACCGCGCCCCATACGGTAGGCAATGTTGGTGTTGCGGCTCCATACCCCGGCGCCCAGGCCATAAGGCGTGTCGTTGGCAATTGCCAGCGCTTCTTCCGGTGTTTTGAAGGTGGTCACTGCCAGCACCGGCCCGAAGATCTCCTCCTGAAACACCCGCATTTTGTTCTGGCCGAACAGAATAGTCGGCTCCAGATAGTAACCCTGCGCCAAATCTCCCGGCAGCACTTTACGATGCCCGCCGGTCAGTACCTCCGCCCCTTCTTTCTTGCCGATATCGATGTAATTGAGGATGGTATCCAACTGCCCCGCCGATACCTGTGCCCCCATCATGGTCTGACTATCAAGCGGATTCCCCACCCGGATAGACTCTACCCGTTTGATGGCGCGTTCCATAAACCGTTCGTAAATCGATTCCTGAATCAATGCCCGGCTCGGACAGGTACAGACCTCACCCTGATTAAAGGCAAACAGCGCGAACCCTTCCAGCACCTTGTCAAAGAAGCTGTCTTCCTGATCCATGACGTCGGCAAAGAAAATATTCGGTGATTTGCCGCCCAGCTCCAGCGTCACCGGGATAACGTTCTGCGCCGCATACCCCATGATTTGTTGGCCGACTTCGGTCGAGCCGGTAAAGGCGACTTTGGCGATGCGCGGCGACGTCGCCAGATATTCGCCGATCTGCCCACCTGCACCGTTCACCACATTCAGCACGCCCGGCGGCAGAATATCCTGAATCAACTCCATCAACAGCAGTACCGACAGCGGGGTCAGTTTGGCGGGTTTGAGCACGATGCAGTTACCCGCCGCCAGTGCCGGGGCCAGCTTCCAGCACGCCATCAGCAGCGGGAAGTTCCAGGGAATAATCTGCCCGACAACACCGAGCGGTTCATGAAAATGGTAGGCGACGGTGTCATGGTCGATTTCGCTGATCGACCCTTCCTGCGCGCGGATACAGGCGGCAAAGTAACGGAAATGGTCGATGCCCAGCGGCACGTCGGCATTCATGGTTTCCCGGATAGGTTTCCCGTTGTCCCAGGTTTCCGCACTGGCCAATAACTCCAGATTAGCTTCCATACGATCAGCTATCCGGTTGAGGATCTGCGCTCGTTCGCGGG harbors:
- the exaC gene encoding acetaldehyde dehydrogenase ExaC, with the translated sequence MDINNAEHRVKPGEYGPALTLKKRYDNFIGGAWVPPVGGEYYVNLTPVTGQPLCEVASSSSRDVDQALDAAHKASAEWGALSTRERAQILNRIADRMEANLELLASAETWDNGKPIRETMNADVPLGIDHFRYFAACIRAQEGSISEIDHDTVAYHFHEPLGVVGQIIPWNFPLLMACWKLAPALAAGNCIVLKPAKLTPLSVLLLMELIQDILPPGVLNVVNGAGGQIGEYLATSPRIAKVAFTGSTEVGQQIMGYAAQNVIPVTLELGGKSPNIFFADVMDQEDSFFDKVLEGFALFAFNQGEVCTCPSRALIQESIYERFMERAIKRVESIRVGNPLDSQTMMGAQVSAGQLDTILNYIDIGKKEGAEVLTGGHRKVLPGDLAQGYYLEPTILFGQNKMRVFQEEIFGPVLAVTTFKTPEEALAIANDTPYGLGAGVWSRNTNIAYRMGRGIQAGRVWTNCYHAYPAHAAFGGYKQSGIGRETHKMMLEHYQQTKCLLVSYSEKPLGLF